The window TGATTTGACTTTGTCTGAGAGCAAACATGGTGTACTTCCTACAACTAACACTAAAGAGACTGGTGAGTTCTTATCAAAAGCTGCAACAGaagaaaattctcttttagtgTCAGGGCTTTTCTGATGGATATAATTGGAAAATGAATTTATTAGGTGGTAAAGGACACTTTCTCGTGTTTAATTAGTTTTACTAGTGATTTTTGAATTGGGAAACATCTAGTCTTGGTTTCTTTTATCTAGTGAAGGCTGCCAGTTGTTAAACTTTTTTCCAAACAGTCCATAGATAAAGCTGACCCAAAttagttgttgttgttgatgatgaACTAATTTGCCACTTTGTTTTGGAAACAGGCTCTAGTGTTGGAGAACATGAAAATAAAGTTACAGCCCCAACTGATGGGACAGATTCGAGTGTCAGGGCTCTGTTAGTTTCCAAGAGTAATGATTTCGGTAGCAATGTTGTCACAGGACATAAAGTTGACGAGAATAGCATGGTAAATGGTGATGCACATATGGAAAATTCGACGCCTCTCAACCATCCTAAGTTTGAAGATGTCAAAACAGCTGCATCTTTTGATATTGGCACCAAGCTACCGGATGATTCAAATTCTCTATTTGATATGCATTCTCTCCTTGAGATTCTTGATAATGAGCAGAATTTAAAAACTAATGTCCAAGTAAAGCAGTTAGAACACGGTGTCCAACCCGAGGAGTTGAGTTTGTTTTACCGGGACCCCCAAGGAGAGATACAGGGTCCATTTTGGGGTGTTGACATTATTTCATGGTTTGGACAGGGATTTTTTGGCACTGACTTACCTGTATGTCTGTCAGACGCTCCTGAAGGAACACCTTTTCAGGAACTTGGGGAAGTCATGCCACATTTGAAACTTACAGCACAGTCTCTATCTGGTATCAACAGTGGCAATGAGGCAGAAATATCTAATACTATTGAGTGCAACATTGAAGCTAGTACACTTGCACCTGATTTTACTGGCTCTGCTGTCATAAATGAACAACAGTGGCCACTGCATGAATTTGAAGGTCTTTCAGACCATGTTCAGCCAATAAGATCCGAACATGAAGATCATACAGAACCTCATTATGGTAGGCTGCTGCCTTCTGGTTTGGATAATTCAGCCAACATTCTCAATGATGGGAGGAGAAGCTTTCATGAATTAGTTGCAAATGATGCTGAAGGTTTGTTTGCTTGGGATGCCTAGTTTTTAATCCCTTTGTATTCTTTTCATTCTACTTTTGATTCTCCTTCTCATGTTGTTGTATTGTGCTGCAGAAGTGTTTTTCCCCGGGAGGCCCAGAAGTAGTGGTGGGAATCCTTTGGGGAAACAGGCTGGTAACATTCATGATCCTTTGAGGAATTCTACTCGCCATTTTCTGGAAAATGAAATCAGGGAAACTATCATGCTCGATCATGGAGGTTTAAAGGGAAATAATTTGCACCCTTTTGGACTATCATGGTCTGAGCTGGAAGGAACTAATATAAAGCATTCCCAGTCATCAAATACTTCTGGAGTTGGCGATCAGGGCCACCTTGTACATGCCATGGGAGGAAGGGACACCCCTCTTTTCAGCCTTAATCGGAATTCTTTCAGTGCATTACCTGACCCCCCTGTTGTTGGGGAGACATGGCCTGATAACTATAGAAGAAACACACTTGCTAGCTCGAGTGAACTTCATGATGCTATGGATGCTCGTCACCTGTCGCACCTGGAACAAGAATCCATCCGTTTGGATCTAGCAGAGCATGTGCTGTCACAACAGTTGCACAAGCAACAGCTTCAGCAGCAAAATCTGCTCTCTAGTCATCCTTCTATGCATTTGAATGGGTCTGTCGTAGAGCAGTTGCCGAGTGCATCTTCTGTTCAGAGATTTAACCCTGTTCACCAGCAGTCCATTGGTCAAGCTGTGCCAGATTTGGAACAACTTTTGAAGCTCCAGATTCAACAGCAGCGGCAATTCCAGCTGCAACAACAGTATCAATTGCAGCAGCAGCTTCATCATCACCAATTACaattgcagcagcagcagcagcagcaatctCAGGTTGAGCAGTTGCTTCTTGATCAGTTTATTCATCACAATGACCCTGGCTTTGGGCCACTGCGGGTTGACCGTCAAATGAGCAGCATGCTTGATGAAGCTCTATTTAGGCAGCAGCACCTGCATGAACTGCAGCAACATCCCCATCCTGCAAGGCACCATGAGCAACTCATACAGGCAAAGTTTGGCCAGAGCCTACATCCAGAGCATCACAACCATCTTTTGGAGTTACTAGCACATGAAAGGCATGGGCGGATGCTTCCAGTGGAACAACAGCTTCTTATAGATATTCAACGAGAGCAGCTGCAGGCACAGCAGTTCACTGCTGCATTGAGGCAGCAGCAAGGCATGGAAGAAGAGAGGCGTGCTGGTGGGGTCTGGTCGGTTGATGAATCTGGTCGGTTTGTCATGGCAGCTGCTAATCCTCATCAGACCCATTCTCCTGGATTTAGCCACTTAGATTACCACCAACAGCAGAGGCCTTCTTCTGGTGAACAAACAAGAAATCTTGAGCGAAACCTTGCCTTACATGAACTACTGCAGCGAGGTCTTTATGAACCAAGCTCATTGCCCTTTGAGAGGTCAATCTCTTTCCCTGCTGTTTCTTCTGGGGTGAACATGGACCTTGCAAATGCTCTAGCCCGGGTTCAAGGGAGAGAGTTGCAGGAACAGGCTCAGATGCATTCTGCTGGTCAGATGGGCCCATTTTCTTCTCGTGTTCACCCTCATCACCCTCAAATTCCTAACCAGATTCATGCTTCACAGCTGGATGTGCTAGAATCACAGATTCAGCAGTTGCATCTTGAAGCTGAGCGGAAGAAGAGGGATTCAGAAGTAAATCTCGTTTATGAGGATCTGAGTTCATGGGCATCTACCATAGgcaatgatgaaatttcaaaacgGGCAGTCACTGAGTTTCTCCATAAAAAGATGAGCCTGCCTTCTAGCCAGTCACTAGAACTGGGTGAAGGTGCTACTTCACCTCACGAAAGGAGGGATCCCTCTTGGGCTGTTTCTGCTTCTGCTTCAGATCATCCATACAATATTTTTACTGCTCAAGTTGGTCTGGGTGATTCATTTTCAGAAAGGCCTCATGGTGTTAATTTGGTGC is drawn from Magnolia sinica isolate HGM2019 chromosome 5, MsV1, whole genome shotgun sequence and contains these coding sequences:
- the LOC131246717 gene encoding protein ESSENTIAL FOR POTEXVIRUS ACCUMULATION 1-like isoform X6 gives rise to the protein MAGSKVNLPEDLISWKSSDGQSNTKDASGGNNDEKVLMGFLDDSKDQVTSESSIPLSPQWLYSKPSESKAGLLATLGDMRAPTSLPHGHSIDPIQKEVWRLDGSQDKKERRRNGPETEGSRRWREEERETGLLGRRDRRKEGDRENEYRKSDRRADIASNKETTETRSLPSSDRWNDVTSRTSGNETRRDSKWSSRWGPEDKEKDSRTEKRIDVEKEDAQNEKQSSVTNNRAAPENGTDSRDKWRPRHRQEVHSGGSTVYRAAPGFGLERGRVEGTSVGFAPGRGRSNLAGSRLSSAGPIGAVPGSKSEPGHGKSGPSADAFCYPRGKLLDIYRKHKLLPSFDTVPDWLEEVSPITQSSSIEPLAFVAPDAEEEAVVDDIWKGKISSSEASHNNTIRDKMGRANNNEKGLGDLTLSESKHGVLPTTNTKETGSSVGEHENKVTAPTDGTDSSVRALLVSKSNDFGSNVVTGHKVDENSMVNGDAHMENSTPLNHPKFEDVKTAASFDIGTKLPDDSNSLFDMHSLLEILDNEQNLKTNVQVKQLEHGVQPEELSLFYRDPQGEIQGPFWGVDIISWFGQGFFGTDLPVCLSDAPEGTPFQELGEVMPHLKLTAQSLSGINSGNEAEISNTIECNIEASTLAPDFTGSAVINEQQWPLHEFEGLSDHVQPIRSEHEDHTEPHYGRLLPSGLDNSANILNDGRRSFHELVANDAEEVFFPGRPRSSGGNPLGKQAGNIHDPLRNSTRHFLENEIRETIMLDHGGLKGNNLHPFGLSWSELEGTNIKHSQSSNTSGVGDQGHLVHAMGGRDTPLFSLNRNSFSALPDPPVVGETWPDNYRRNTLASSSELHDAMDARHLSHLEQESIRLDLAEHVLSQQLHKQQLQQQNLLSSHPSMHLNGSVVEQLPSASSVQRFNPVHQQSIGQAVPDLEQLLKLQIQQQRQFQLQQQYQLQQQLHHHQLQLQQQQQQQSQVEQLLLDQFIHHNDPGFGPLRVDRQMSSMLDEALFRQQHLHELQQHPHPARHHEQLIQAKFGQSLHPEHHNHLLELLAHERHGRMLPVEQQLLIDIQREQLQAQQFTAALRQQQGMEEERRAGGVWSVDESGRFVMAAANPHQTHSPGFSHLDYHQQQRPSSGEQTRNLERNLALHELLQRGLYEPSSLPFERSISFPAVSSGVNMDLANALARVQGRELQEQAQMHSAGQMGPFSSRVHPHHPQIPNQIHASQLDVLESQIQQLHLEAERKKRDSEVNLVYEDLSSWASTIGNDEISKRAVTEFLHKKMSLPSSQSLELGEGATSPHERRDPSWAVSASASDHPYNIFTAQVGLGDSFSERPHGVNLVHALPEHLVNAGMEEKDSSIGTTESSQFICNSGAFVEDKRFFIGMNEMGQAIYSDSNSTDKPSVDRMDSLEVESMKGKNWGSKSKAGKVPVKEAQESAVEKAGAAVADHGELLGYTPSRHASLGNAGGNVGFYKCDMGVDNAYGDDMGKNRSLIFSKQLTRSSWC
- the LOC131246717 gene encoding protein ESSENTIAL FOR POTEXVIRUS ACCUMULATION 1-like isoform X4, producing the protein MAGSKVNLPEDLISWKSSDGQSNTKDASGGNNDEKVLMGFLDDSKDQVTSESSIPLSPQWLYSKPSESKAGLLATLGDMRAPTSLPHGHSIDPIQKEVWRLDGSQDKKERRRNGPETEGSRRWREEERETGLLGRRDRRKEGDRENEYRKSDRRADIASNKETTETRSLPSSDRWNDVTSRTSGNETRRDSKWSSRWGPEDKEKDSRTEKRIDVEKEDAQNEKQSSVTNNRAAPENGTDSRDKWRPRHRQEVHSGGSTVYRAAPGFGLERGRVEGTSVGFAPGRGRSNLAGSRLSSAGPIGAVPGSKSEPGHGKSGPSADAFCYPRGKLLDIYRKHKLLPSFDTVPDWLEEVSPITQSSSIEPLAFVAPDAEEEAVVDDIWKGKISSSEASHNNTIRDKMGRANNNEKGLGDLTLSESKHGVLPTTNTKETGSSVGEHENKVTAPTDGTDSSVRALLVSKSNDFGSNVVTGHKVDENSMVNGDAHMENSTPLNHPKFEDVKTAASFDIGTKLPDDSNSLFDMHSLLEILDNEQNLKTNVQVKQLEHGVQPEELSLFYRDPQGEIQGPFWGVDIISWFGQGFFGTDLPVCLSDAPEGTPFQELGEVMPHLKLTAQSLSGINSGNEAEISNTIECNIEASTLAPDFTGSAVINEQQWPLHEFEGLSDHVQPIRSEHEDHTEPHYGRLLPSGLDNSANILNDGRRSFHELVANDAEEVFFPGRPRSSGGNPLGKQAGNIHDPLRNSTRHFLENEIRETIMLDHGGLKGNNLHPFGLSWSELEGTNIKHSQSSNTSGVGDQGHLVHAMGGRDTPLFSLNRNSFSALPDPPVVGETWPDNYRRNTLASSSELHDAMDARHLSHLEQESIRLDLAEHVLSQQLHKQQLQQQNLLSSHPSMHLNGSVVEQLPSASSVQRFNPVHQQSIGQAVPDLEQLLKLQIQQQRQFQLQQQYQLQQQLHHHQLQLQQQQQQQSQVEQLLLDQFIHHNDPGFGPLRVDRQMSSMLDEALFRQQHLHELQQHPHPARHHEQLIQAKFGQSLHPEHHNHLLELLAHERHGRMLPVEQQLLIDIQREQLQAQQFTAALRQQQGMEEERRAGGVWSVDESGRFVMAAANPHQTHSPGFSHLDYHQQQRPSSGEQTRNLERNLALHELLQRGLYEPSSLPFERSISFPAVSSGVNMDLANALARVQGRELQEQAQMHSAGQMGPFSSRVHPHHPQIPNQIHASQLDVLESQIQQLHLEAERKKRDSEVNLVYEDLSSWASTIGNDEISKRAVTEFLHKKMSLPSSQSLELGEGATSPHERRDPSWAVSASASDHPYNIFTAQVGLGDSFSERPHGVNLVHALPEHLVNAGMEEKDSSIGTTESSQFICNSGAFVEDKRFFIGMNEMGQAIYSDSNSTDKPSVDRMDSLEVESMKGKNWGSKSKAGKVPVKEAQESAVEKAGAAVADHGELLGYTPSRHASLGNAGGNVGFYKCDMGVDNAYGDDMGKNRYYYLVVTHQQYMWCTFMPVQIVKTISLIVDGA
- the LOC131246717 gene encoding protein ESSENTIAL FOR POTEXVIRUS ACCUMULATION 1-like isoform X7, producing the protein MAGSKVNLPEDLISWKSSDGQSNTKDASGGNNDEKVLMGFLDDSKDQVTSESSIPLSPQWLYSKPSESKAGLLATLGDMRAPTSLPHGHSIDPIQKEVWRLDGSQDKKERRRNGPETEGSRRWREEERETGLLGRRDRRKEGDRENEYRKSDRRADIASNKETTETRSLPSSDRWNDVTSRTSGNETRRDSKWSSRWGPEDKEKDSRTEKRIDVEKEDAQNEKQSSVTNNRAAPENGTDSRDKWRPRHRQEVHSGGSTVYRAAPGFGLERGRVEGTSVGFAPGRGRSNLAGSRLSSAGPIGAVPGSKSEPGHGKSGPSADAFCYPRGKLLDIYRKHKLLPSFDTVPDWLEEVSPITQSSSIEPLAFVAPDAEEEAVVDDIWKGKISSSEASHNNTIRDKMGRANNNEKGLGDLTLSESKHGVLPTTNTKETGSSVGEHENKVTAPTDGTDSSVRALLVSKSNDFGSNVVTGHKVDENSMVNGDAHMENSTPLNHPKFEDVKTAASFDIGTKLPDDSNSLFDMHSLLEILDNEQNLKTNVQVKQLEHGVQPEELSLFYRDPQGEIQGPFWGVDIISWFGQGFFGTDLPVCLSDAPEGTPFQELGEVMPHLKLTAQSLSGINSGNEAEISNTIECNIEASTLAPDFTGSAVINEQQWPLHEFEGLSDHVQPIRSEHEDHTEPHYGRLLPSGLDNSANILNDGRRSFHELVANDAEEVFFPGRPRSSGGNPLGKQAGNIHDPLRNSTRHFLENEIRETIMLDHGGLKGNNLHPFGLSWSELEGTNIKHSQSSNTSGVGDQGHLVHAMGGRDTPLFSLNRNSFSALPDPPVVGETWPDNYRRNTLASSSELHDAMDARHLSHLEQESIRLDLAEHVLSQQLHKQQLQQQNLLSSHPSMHLNGSVVEQLPSASSVQRFNPVHQQSIGQAVPDLEQLLKLQIQQQRQFQLQQQYQLQQQLHHHQLQLQQQQQQQSQVEQLLLDQFIHHNDPGFGPLRVDRQMSSMLDEALFRQQHLHELQQHPHPARHHEQLIQAKFGQSLHPEHHNHLLELLAHERHGRMLPVEQQLLIDIQREQLQAQQFTAALRQQQGMEEERRAGGVWSVDESGRFVMAAANPHQTHSPGFSHLDYHQQQRPSSGEQTRNLERNLALHELLQRGLYEPSSLPFERSISFPAVSSGVNMDLANALARVQGRELQEQAQMHSAGQMGPFSSRVHPHHPQIPNQIHASQLDVLESQIQQLHLEAERKKRDSEVNLVYEDLSSWASTIGNDEISKRAVTEFLHKKMSLPSSQSLELGEGATSPHERRDPSWAVSASASDHPYNIFTAQVGLGDSFSERPHGVNLVHALPEHLVNAGMEEKDSSIGTTESSQFICNSGAFVEDKRFFIGMNEMGQAIYSDSNSTDKPSVDRMDSLEVESMKGKNWGSKSKAGKVPVKEAQESAVEKAGAAVADHGELLGYTPSRHASLGNAGGNVGFYKCDMGVDNAYGDDMGKNRTSEL
- the LOC131246717 gene encoding protein ESSENTIAL FOR POTEXVIRUS ACCUMULATION 1-like isoform X3, which produces MRAPTSLPHGHSIDPIQKEVWRLDGSQDKKERRRNGPETEGSRRWREEERETGLLGRRDRRKEGDRENEYRKSDRRADIASNKETTETRSLPSSDRWNDVTSRTSGNETRRDSKWSSRWGPEDKEKDSRTEKRIDVEKEDAQNEKQSSVTNNRAAPENGTDSRDKWRPRHRQEVHSGGSTVYRAAPGFGLERGRVEGTSVGFAPGRGRSNLAGSRLSSAGPIGAVPGSKSEPGHGKSGPSADAFCYPRGKLLDIYRKHKLLPSFDTVPDWLEEVSPITQSSSIEPLAFVAPDAEEEAVVDDIWKGKISSSEASHNNTIRDKMGRANNNEKGLGDLTLSESKHGVLPTTNTKETGSSVGEHENKVTAPTDGTDSSVRALLVSKSNDFGSNVVTGHKVDENSMVNGDAHMENSTPLNHPKFEDVKTAASFDIGTKLPDDSNSLFDMHSLLEILDNEQNLKTNVQVKQLEHGVQPEELSLFYRDPQGEIQGPFWGVDIISWFGQGFFGTDLPVCLSDAPEGTPFQELGEVMPHLKLTAQSLSGINSGNEAEISNTIECNIEASTLAPDFTGSAVINEQQWPLHEFEGLSDHVQPIRSEHEDHTEPHYGRLLPSGLDNSANILNDGRRSFHELVANDAEEVFFPGRPRSSGGNPLGKQAGNIHDPLRNSTRHFLENEIRETIMLDHGGLKGNNLHPFGLSWSELEGTNIKHSQSSNTSGVGDQGHLVHAMGGRDTPLFSLNRNSFSALPDPPVVGETWPDNYRRNTLASSSELHDAMDARHLSHLEQESIRLDLAEHVLSQQLHKQQLQQQNLLSSHPSMHLNGSVVEQLPSASSVQRFNPVHQQSIGQAVPDLEQLLKLQIQQQRQFQLQQQYQLQQQLHHHQLQLQQQQQQQSQVEQLLLDQFIHHNDPGFGPLRVDRQMSSMLDEALFRQQHLHELQQHPHPARHHEQLIQAKFGQSLHPEHHNHLLELLAHERHGRMLPVEQQLLIDIQREQLQAQQFTAALRQQQGMEEERRAGGVWSVDESGRFVMAAANPHQTHSPGFSHLDYHQQQRPSSGEQTRNLERNLALHELLQRGLYEPSSLPFERSISFPAVSSGVNMDLANALARVQGRELQEQAQMHSAGQMGPFSSRVHPHHPQIPNQIHASQLDVLESQIQQLHLEAERKKRDSEVNLVYEDLSSWASTIGNDEISKRAVTEFLHKKMSLPSSQSLELGEGATSPHERRDPSWAVSASASDHPYNIFTAQVGLGDSFSERPHGVNLVHALPEHLVNAGMEEKDSSIGTTESSQFICNSGAFVEDKRFFIGMNEMGQAIYSDSNSTDKPSVDRMDSLEVESMKGKNWGSKSKAGKVPVKEAQESAVEKAGAAVADHGELLGYTPSRHASLGNAGGNVGFYKCDMGVDNAYGDDMGKNRVSAAFPKGPDNSSMNYSNVRVSSSQEALYELASSSTVIGKNPVNFAASNDGRRDLGGNPTTRASETEASTRKDMRFCRTLSCSETDIAEPLFIDMLRKPVPEVDAAAITGTSDSSDVTQASRNSSKKKGKKGRQIDPALLGFKISSNRIMMGEIQRLEE
- the LOC131246717 gene encoding protein ESSENTIAL FOR POTEXVIRUS ACCUMULATION 1-like isoform X5 produces the protein MAGSKVNLPEDLISWKSSDGQSNTKDASGGNNDEKVLMGFLDDSKDQVTSESSIPLSPQWLYSKPSESKAGLLATLGDMRAPTSLPHGHSIDPIQKEVWRLDGSQDKKERRRNGPETEGSRRWREEERETGLLGRRDRRKEGDRENEYRKSDRRADIASNKETTETRSLPSSDRWNDVTSRTSGNETRRDSKWSSRWGPEDKEKDSRTEKRIDVEKEDAQNEKQSSVTNNRAAPENGTDSRDKWRPRHRQEVHSGGSTVYRAAPGFGLERGRVEGTSVGFAPGRGRSNLAGSRLSSAGPIGAVPGSKSEPGHGKSGPSADAFCYPRGKLLDIYRKHKLLPSFDTVPDWLEEVSPITQSSSIEPLAFVAPDAEEEAVVDDIWKGKISSSEASHNNTIRDKMGRANNNEKGLGDLTLSESKHGVLPTTNTKETGSSVGEHENKVTAPTDGTDSSVRALLVSKSNDFGSNVVTGHKVDENSMVNGDAHMENSTPLNHPKFEDVKTAASFDIGTKLPDDSNSLFDMHSLLEILDNEQNLKTNVQVKQLEHGVQPEELSLFYRDPQGEIQGPFWGVDIISWFGQGFFGTDLPVCLSDAPEGTPFQELGEVMPHLKLTAQSLSGINSGNEAEISNTIECNIEASTLAPDFTGSAVINEQQWPLHEFEGLSDHVQPIRSEHEDHTEPHYGRLLPSGLDNSANILNDGRRSFHELVANDAEEVFFPGRPRSSGGNPLGKQAGNIHDPLRNSTRHFLENEIRETIMLDHGGLKGNNLHPFGLSWSELEGTNIKHSQSSNTSGVGDQGHLVHAMGGRDTPLFSLNRNSFSALPDPPVVGETWPDNYRRNTLASSSELHDAMDARHLSHLEQESIRLDLAEHVLSQQLHKQQLQQQNLLSSHPSMHLNGSVVEQLPSASSVQRFNPVHQQSIGQAVPDLEQLLKLQIQQQRQFQLQQQYQLQQQLHHHQLQLQQQQQQQSQVEQLLLDQFIHHNDPGFGPLRVDRQMSSMLDEALFRQQHLHELQQHPHPARHHEQLIQAKFGQSLHPEHHNHLLELLAHERHGRMLPVEQQLLIDIQREQLQAQQFTAALRQQQGMEEERRAGGVWSVDESGRFVMAAANPHQTHSPGFSHLDYHQQQRPSSGEQTRNLERNLALHELLQRGLYEPSSLPFERSISFPAVSSGVNMDLANALARVQGRELQEQAQMHSAGQMGPFSSRVHPHHPQIPNQIHASQLDVLESQIQQLHLEAERKKRDSEVNLVYEDLSSWASTIGNDEISKRAVTEFLHKKMSLPSSQSLELGEGATSPHERRDPSWAVSASASDHPYNIFTAQVGLGDSFSERPHGVNLVHALPEHLVNAGMEEKDSSIGTTESSQFICNSGAFVEDKRFFIGMNEMGQAIYSDSNSTDKPSVDRMDSLEVESMKGKNWGSKSKAGKVPVKEAQESAVEKAGAAVADHGELLGYTPSRHASLGNAGGNVGFYKCDMGVDNAYGDDMGKNRLCYTIMGSVIWTVEIGVHVLPHVPWIR
- the LOC131246717 gene encoding protein ESSENTIAL FOR POTEXVIRUS ACCUMULATION 1-like isoform X2 — translated: MPLEETMMRRFLWGFLMTPKDMRAPTSLPHGHSIDPIQKEVWRLDGSQDKKERRRNGPETEGSRRWREEERETGLLGRRDRRKEGDRENEYRKSDRRADIASNKETTETRSLPSSDRWNDVTSRTSGNETRRDSKWSSRWGPEDKEKDSRTEKRIDVEKEDAQNEKQSSVTNNRAAPENGTDSRDKWRPRHRQEVHSGGSTVYRAAPGFGLERGRVEGTSVGFAPGRGRSNLAGSRLSSAGPIGAVPGSKSEPGHGKSGPSADAFCYPRGKLLDIYRKHKLLPSFDTVPDWLEEVSPITQSSSIEPLAFVAPDAEEEAVVDDIWKGKISSSEASHNNTIRDKMGRANNNEKGLGDLTLSESKHGVLPTTNTKETGSSVGEHENKVTAPTDGTDSSVRALLVSKSNDFGSNVVTGHKVDENSMVNGDAHMENSTPLNHPKFEDVKTAASFDIGTKLPDDSNSLFDMHSLLEILDNEQNLKTNVQVKQLEHGVQPEELSLFYRDPQGEIQGPFWGVDIISWFGQGFFGTDLPVCLSDAPEGTPFQELGEVMPHLKLTAQSLSGINSGNEAEISNTIECNIEASTLAPDFTGSAVINEQQWPLHEFEGLSDHVQPIRSEHEDHTEPHYGRLLPSGLDNSANILNDGRRSFHELVANDAEEVFFPGRPRSSGGNPLGKQAGNIHDPLRNSTRHFLENEIRETIMLDHGGLKGNNLHPFGLSWSELEGTNIKHSQSSNTSGVGDQGHLVHAMGGRDTPLFSLNRNSFSALPDPPVVGETWPDNYRRNTLASSSELHDAMDARHLSHLEQESIRLDLAEHVLSQQLHKQQLQQQNLLSSHPSMHLNGSVVEQLPSASSVQRFNPVHQQSIGQAVPDLEQLLKLQIQQQRQFQLQQQYQLQQQLHHHQLQLQQQQQQQSQVEQLLLDQFIHHNDPGFGPLRVDRQMSSMLDEALFRQQHLHELQQHPHPARHHEQLIQAKFGQSLHPEHHNHLLELLAHERHGRMLPVEQQLLIDIQREQLQAQQFTAALRQQQGMEEERRAGGVWSVDESGRFVMAAANPHQTHSPGFSHLDYHQQQRPSSGEQTRNLERNLALHELLQRGLYEPSSLPFERSISFPAVSSGVNMDLANALARVQGRELQEQAQMHSAGQMGPFSSRVHPHHPQIPNQIHASQLDVLESQIQQLHLEAERKKRDSEVNLVYEDLSSWASTIGNDEISKRAVTEFLHKKMSLPSSQSLELGEGATSPHERRDPSWAVSASASDHPYNIFTAQVGLGDSFSERPHGVNLVHALPEHLVNAGMEEKDSSIGTTESSQFICNSGAFVEDKRFFIGMNEMGQAIYSDSNSTDKPSVDRMDSLEVESMKGKNWGSKSKAGKVPVKEAQESAVEKAGAAVADHGELLGYTPSRHASLGNAGGNVGFYKCDMGVDNAYGDDMGKNRVSAAFPKGPDNSSMNYSNVRVSSSQEALYELASSSTVIGKNPVNFAASNDGRRDLGGNPTTRASETEASTRKDMRFCRTLSCSETDIAEPLFIDMLRKPVPEVDAAAITGTSDSSDVTQASRNSSKKKGKKGRQIDPALLGFKISSNRIMMGEIQRLEE
- the LOC131246717 gene encoding protein ESSENTIAL FOR POTEXVIRUS ACCUMULATION 1-like isoform X1 yields the protein MAGSKVNLPEDLISWKSSDGQSNTKDASGGNNDEKVLMGFLDDSKDQVTSESSIPLSPQWLYSKPSESKAGLLATLGDMRAPTSLPHGHSIDPIQKEVWRLDGSQDKKERRRNGPETEGSRRWREEERETGLLGRRDRRKEGDRENEYRKSDRRADIASNKETTETRSLPSSDRWNDVTSRTSGNETRRDSKWSSRWGPEDKEKDSRTEKRIDVEKEDAQNEKQSSVTNNRAAPENGTDSRDKWRPRHRQEVHSGGSTVYRAAPGFGLERGRVEGTSVGFAPGRGRSNLAGSRLSSAGPIGAVPGSKSEPGHGKSGPSADAFCYPRGKLLDIYRKHKLLPSFDTVPDWLEEVSPITQSSSIEPLAFVAPDAEEEAVVDDIWKGKISSSEASHNNTIRDKMGRANNNEKGLGDLTLSESKHGVLPTTNTKETGSSVGEHENKVTAPTDGTDSSVRALLVSKSNDFGSNVVTGHKVDENSMVNGDAHMENSTPLNHPKFEDVKTAASFDIGTKLPDDSNSLFDMHSLLEILDNEQNLKTNVQVKQLEHGVQPEELSLFYRDPQGEIQGPFWGVDIISWFGQGFFGTDLPVCLSDAPEGTPFQELGEVMPHLKLTAQSLSGINSGNEAEISNTIECNIEASTLAPDFTGSAVINEQQWPLHEFEGLSDHVQPIRSEHEDHTEPHYGRLLPSGLDNSANILNDGRRSFHELVANDAEEVFFPGRPRSSGGNPLGKQAGNIHDPLRNSTRHFLENEIRETIMLDHGGLKGNNLHPFGLSWSELEGTNIKHSQSSNTSGVGDQGHLVHAMGGRDTPLFSLNRNSFSALPDPPVVGETWPDNYRRNTLASSSELHDAMDARHLSHLEQESIRLDLAEHVLSQQLHKQQLQQQNLLSSHPSMHLNGSVVEQLPSASSVQRFNPVHQQSIGQAVPDLEQLLKLQIQQQRQFQLQQQYQLQQQLHHHQLQLQQQQQQQSQVEQLLLDQFIHHNDPGFGPLRVDRQMSSMLDEALFRQQHLHELQQHPHPARHHEQLIQAKFGQSLHPEHHNHLLELLAHERHGRMLPVEQQLLIDIQREQLQAQQFTAALRQQQGMEEERRAGGVWSVDESGRFVMAAANPHQTHSPGFSHLDYHQQQRPSSGEQTRNLERNLALHELLQRGLYEPSSLPFERSISFPAVSSGVNMDLANALARVQGRELQEQAQMHSAGQMGPFSSRVHPHHPQIPNQIHASQLDVLESQIQQLHLEAERKKRDSEVNLVYEDLSSWASTIGNDEISKRAVTEFLHKKMSLPSSQSLELGEGATSPHERRDPSWAVSASASDHPYNIFTAQVGLGDSFSERPHGVNLVHALPEHLVNAGMEEKDSSIGTTESSQFICNSGAFVEDKRFFIGMNEMGQAIYSDSNSTDKPSVDRMDSLEVESMKGKNWGSKSKAGKVPVKEAQESAVEKAGAAVADHGELLGYTPSRHASLGNAGGNVGFYKCDMGVDNAYGDDMGKNRVSAAFPKGPDNSSMNYSNVRVSSSQEALYELASSSTVIGKNPVNFAASNDGRRDLGGNPTTRASETEASTRKDMRFCRTLSCSETDIAEPLFIDMLRKPVPEVDAAAITGTSDSSDVTQASRNSSKKKGKKGRQIDPALLGFKISSNRIMMGEIQRLEE